The Candidatus Bathyanammoxibius amoris genome has a segment encoding these proteins:
- the trkA gene encoding Trk system potassium transporter TrkA, whose protein sequence is MKILIVGAGAVGFNLAKQLSLEGNTISIVESDPHIYRKMTETLDVLCVHGNGNSPSVLEDAGIKEVDMVLAVTDSDEANLTVCLLAYWYGVESKIARLRNEEFTREDSILKKNQFFIDRMINPIPITVDSVLKAMETPGATYVADFVESDILFRGFHVPADAPIVGKRIEELREAGDTDSFLIVAIQRKEDTIIPSGEIEICPDDNILVLLARAGLPYFLPMVNRRTVETQGFVIYGASRIGLRLARALEKTAENVVLIEPDEDKAQAAASELVNATVLHGHATETEILKQATIEPVDFFIGASENEQDNILACLLAKKRYAKKTVVITHEPDYVPVFDSIGIDVVINPRLITVSSILQYIARGPIVGAVKLFDTTEAEATEMIAGNGSRIVGKKLSDVSFPKGSILGSVIKNGSMILPYGDCVLDAGDRAIVFYMPEVREKVQVLFRKK, encoded by the coding sequence ATGAAGATACTCATCGTAGGCGCCGGGGCAGTAGGTTTCAATCTTGCCAAACAACTTTCCCTGGAGGGCAACACCATCTCCATCGTGGAAAGTGACCCGCACATTTACCGCAAGATGACCGAGACACTGGACGTCCTATGTGTACACGGCAACGGTAACTCGCCAAGCGTCCTGGAGGACGCGGGCATCAAAGAGGTAGACATGGTGCTGGCCGTCACTGACAGTGACGAGGCAAACCTCACTGTATGCCTGCTTGCCTACTGGTACGGCGTTGAGAGCAAGATAGCAAGGCTTCGGAACGAGGAGTTCACCAGAGAAGATTCCATTCTGAAAAAGAATCAGTTTTTCATTGACCGGATGATAAACCCCATACCCATCACCGTCGATTCAGTGTTGAAGGCGATGGAGACGCCGGGTGCCACGTACGTGGCGGATTTCGTTGAGTCCGACATATTGTTCCGCGGCTTTCACGTACCGGCCGACGCGCCGATTGTGGGCAAAAGGATTGAGGAGCTAAGGGAAGCCGGCGACACAGACTCATTCCTGATTGTCGCGATACAGAGAAAAGAAGACACGATAATTCCCTCCGGGGAGATTGAAATATGCCCGGACGACAACATCCTGGTGCTGCTGGCCAGGGCCGGTCTGCCATACTTCCTTCCCATGGTTAACCGGCGTACCGTAGAGACCCAGGGGTTCGTTATCTACGGAGCATCCCGCATCGGACTGCGGCTGGCCCGGGCGCTGGAGAAAACCGCCGAGAATGTGGTACTCATAGAGCCGGACGAAGATAAGGCACAGGCGGCCGCGTCAGAGCTGGTCAATGCGACCGTGCTCCATGGCCACGCAACCGAGACCGAGATCCTGAAACAGGCCACCATTGAGCCTGTGGACTTTTTTATTGGGGCCTCTGAGAATGAACAGGACAATATCCTCGCATGTCTTCTGGCGAAAAAACGGTACGCGAAAAAAACAGTCGTCATAACACATGAACCGGACTACGTCCCCGTCTTCGATTCCATAGGCATAGACGTCGTAATCAACCCCCGTCTTATCACCGTGAGCTCAATCCTGCAATACATAGCCCGCGGCCCGATTGTAGGAGCGGTTAAACTGTTTGACACGACGGAGGCGGAGGCGACGGAAATGATAGCCGGGAACGGCTCCAGAATAGTTGGTAAGAAGCTCAGCGACGTTTCGTTCCCAAAGGGGTCAATACTGGGCTCAGTTATCAAGAACGGTTCAATGATACTGCCTTACGGGGACTGTGTATTAGATGCCGGCGACCGTGCGATAGTGTTTTATATGCCGGAGGTAAGGGAAAAGGTGCAGGTCCTGTTTAGAAAAAAATAG
- a CDS encoding HEAT repeat domain-containing protein, which produces MNKVLTLTLTLTLFWLFLTALGSHSSLLLGEESPATSLVSSSDIDIDKWTKQLYSVDPAIRSLAAISLLGLDDHRAQKPLLNILNRYPEANAPGQKNGKTAVPEKEALISVIKAFGFKGDDRAVGPLINLLQDDDPEIALSACEALGNLHTSKAIDRMSANLMNPGFPQKSRVLLAQALGQTMEQQAVEPLVSVLSGTEDEELQDATATALSYISGKSFGRNSSEWEDWWAANQNKTREQWLRDIVTKLEVANEQLQQKNTVVEKELSEKTLALLKKATENKDEKPLIEALNSEYPQVRVAAAKVLAGFNNPAAVAALTGVLADDSEKDVRMAAAQSLGELGDESAVRPLLDALNDTDVSVRESAALALANFEGRDVAEALMILLKENTISIKIAATEALGQIGSVEAVAPISELLVSKEAKVREVATIALGRINNPAAVTPLINSLRDPEERVRWYAADSLGSIGSSEAVEPLIELLSKDSPRVRESAAAALGQIGEERAIEPLVQAMEDADKRVAEQAANALMSIDVQSYEAMKYLADTFYDRSDYNRASQVLEKQIDKFSASEAHKNEMHGRRLRLAIAYQQQRDWQKAVEQYDFLLTEYKSQDLVIIVALAECLKELRQYGRVLELYSRLMEEQPELAQTWWKGRLDVVYTLYEQGQYTKTQKLIDEFQLEDPGMGGPHIKRQFLELAENSTREAHAQRGRSETSIVP; this is translated from the coding sequence ATGAATAAGGTACTCACACTTACACTCACACTTACACTATTCTGGCTCTTTCTAACTGCATTAGGCAGCCATTCAAGTCTCCTGTTAGGGGAAGAGTCTCCAGCCACATCATTGGTCTCCTCGTCAGACATCGATATTGATAAATGGACGAAGCAACTATACTCAGTTGACCCTGCCATCCGTAGTCTGGCCGCCATATCCCTGTTAGGGCTCGACGACCACAGGGCGCAGAAACCCTTGCTTAATATACTAAACAGATATCCTGAGGCGAACGCACCGGGTCAGAAGAACGGTAAAACCGCCGTTCCGGAGAAAGAAGCCCTTATTTCGGTAATCAAGGCCTTCGGTTTCAAGGGAGACGACAGGGCCGTAGGACCGCTAATAAACCTGCTTCAGGACGATGACCCGGAAATAGCACTAAGTGCCTGTGAGGCCCTGGGGAATCTGCACACGTCCAAGGCTATCGACAGGATGTCGGCGAACCTGATGAACCCCGGCTTCCCACAGAAGTCAAGGGTCCTGCTGGCCCAGGCCTTGGGCCAGACAATGGAACAGCAGGCGGTAGAACCCCTGGTTTCCGTGTTGAGTGGTACGGAGGATGAAGAACTTCAGGATGCTACGGCAACGGCCCTGAGCTACATCTCCGGTAAGTCCTTTGGCAGAAACTCCTCGGAGTGGGAGGACTGGTGGGCGGCAAACCAGAATAAGACGCGAGAGCAATGGCTGAGGGATATCGTAACAAAACTTGAGGTGGCTAATGAACAACTGCAGCAGAAAAACACCGTGGTAGAGAAAGAACTCTCCGAGAAGACCCTGGCGCTCTTAAAAAAGGCAACAGAAAATAAGGACGAAAAGCCCCTCATCGAGGCCCTGAACAGTGAGTATCCACAGGTCAGAGTTGCCGCCGCGAAGGTGCTGGCAGGATTTAACAATCCAGCGGCTGTAGCAGCCTTAACAGGCGTACTGGCAGATGACAGCGAAAAGGACGTGAGGATGGCCGCCGCGCAGTCTTTAGGCGAGTTGGGTGATGAAAGTGCGGTAAGACCCCTGCTGGACGCGCTCAATGACACAGACGTTTCTGTAAGGGAAAGTGCCGCCCTCGCCCTGGCGAACTTTGAGGGCAGGGACGTCGCGGAAGCACTGATGATTCTTCTGAAAGAAAATACAATCTCTATAAAGATAGCGGCAACAGAGGCACTGGGCCAGATTGGGAGTGTCGAGGCCGTAGCGCCCATCTCAGAACTACTGGTTAGCAAGGAAGCAAAGGTTAGAGAGGTCGCAACCATAGCGCTCGGAAGGATAAATAACCCGGCGGCCGTTACCCCTCTGATTAACAGCCTGAGGGACCCGGAAGAAAGAGTGCGGTGGTATGCGGCCGACAGCCTCGGAAGTATAGGGAGCAGCGAGGCCGTAGAACCTCTGATAGAGCTGCTCTCCAAGGACAGCCCGCGCGTCAGGGAATCTGCGGCAGCTGCGCTGGGCCAGATTGGGGAAGAGAGGGCGATAGAACCCCTTGTGCAGGCAATGGAAGACGCCGATAAGAGAGTAGCCGAACAGGCCGCAAACGCCTTGATGTCTATCGACGTACAATCATACGAGGCCATGAAGTATCTGGCAGATACCTTTTACGATCGCTCCGACTATAACAGGGCGAGCCAGGTACTGGAGAAGCAGATCGACAAGTTCTCCGCTTCCGAGGCACACAAAAACGAAATGCATGGGAGAAGGTTGAGACTGGCTATTGCTTATCAACAGCAAAGGGATTGGCAAAAGGCCGTTGAGCAGTATGATTTCTTGTTGACAGAATATAAGTCTCAGGATTTGGTCATAATTGTCGCTCTGGCTGAGTGTTTGAAAGAGTTAAGGCAATACGGCCGCGTACTGGAACTCTACTCCCGCCTGATGGAGGAACAGCCCGAGCTAGCCCAGACGTGGTGGAAGGGCCGGCTGGATGTTGTGTACACGCTCTATGAGCAGGGCCAATATACAAAGACGCAGAAGTTAATAGATGAGTTCCAGTTGGAGGACCCAGGGATGGGGGGACCCCACATCAAAAGACAGTTCTTGGAGCTTGCCGAAAACAGTACGCGCGAAGCGCACGCTCAAAGAGGCAGGTCGGAAACCTCCATCGTTCCCTAA